The Salvelinus sp. IW2-2015 linkage group LG15, ASM291031v2, whole genome shotgun sequence genome includes a region encoding these proteins:
- the LOC111974687 gene encoding DNA replication complex GINS protein SLD5, with protein MSDTLSDDASGGDDGQEDVMTPAELIGKLEEAWLNEKFSPELLENKSEMGECVMEQLTHMEANLQRVRRGDVKASVHRMEIDRIRFVLSSYLRSRLQKIEKFFPHVLEKEKSRVEGDPSFLSPEEFAFAKEYLANTETYLKAVALKHMPPNLQTVDMLKAVPEPCLDSFVFLRVRERQENILVEPETDDQREYVVDLDVDSQHLMRYRAIAPLVSSGAVQLI; from the exons ATGTCGGATACGTTGTCTGATGATGCCAGCGGGGGAGATGATGGCCAGGAAGATGTGATGACTCCAGCGGAGCTGATTGGGAAACTGGAAGAG GCCTGGCTGAATGAGAAGTTCTCTCCTGAGCTTCTGGAGAACAAGTCAGAGATGGGAGAGTGTGTGATGGAGCAGCTGACTCACATG GAGGCCAACCTGCAGCGGGTTAGGAGGGGTGATGTGAAGGCAAGTGTCCACCGCATGGAGATTGACAGGATCCGCTTTGTCCTCAGCAGCTACCTCCGCTCTCGCCTCCAAAAG ATTGAGAAGTTTTTCCCACATGTGTTGGAGAAAGAGAAGTCTCGAGTGGAGGGAGATCCTTCGTTCCTGTCTCCAGAGGAGTTTGCTTTCGCCAAAGA ATATCTGGCCAACACAGAGACCTATCTGAAGGCTGTCGCTCTGAAACACATGCCCCCCAATCTACAGACAGTGGATATGCTGAAAGCAG TACCAGAGCCCTGTCTGGACTCCTTTGTGTTCCTACgtgtgagggagagacaggaaaacATCTTGGTGGAACCTGAGACAGATGACCAGAG AGAGTATGTTGTGGATCTTGATGTGGATTCTCAGCATCTGATGCGGTATCGCGCTATAGCACCCCTGGTTTCAAGTGGAGCAGTACAGCTAATTTAA
- the LOC111973788 gene encoding AT-rich interactive domain-containing protein 5A-like translates to MVFDPEGERDTSQRPVMEEGRGVEGTLNQNSAAMEISDSDSECEEPPRSSPMETEERSFIASLHCFMKDRGTPIERIPHLGFKQINLWKIYKAVEKLGSYDSVTARRLWKNVYDELGGSPGSTSAATCTRRHYERLVLPFERQLRGEEDKPLPPSKPRKQYKRSPEGSKSEGKRKRPHLEKETDSEGQLHSTPSSPWTTPAERLHPDRPPPNNETTVSDDLSSSAYSLSQPGQVQSAASDIISPLEKKKRMAQASLSQSQDCQSPRQEDRKGRPSVIHCSQSPGLVRSSRTRTTSEGSPLPPSSSSSRSPSPYSISSEDCPALTEERPPVPKPEVPLHFSSNPISACSGVNKPQSCSPDVKKYVGFPGGQRDFPQVRPLPGDTVSIKGQSKNSVWSPVCNGSNRRPAHQISPPTSCTYTVRSCLVPSTSSFTKVYPKSMEPLRPIPFRPGYTFHQNPNRPMLHDNDLIYTKKLHMVPRHYQTEKKSTTMLPKPLPTQQPVFHSNVSIPVSYLVPAYDRTRGDSRQKPPVHPFFLSTNRLPQSQINPMYRHATTGHTHASPYEPALYSYPYSIPMLNPHTGYSITGVHYPQTRL, encoded by the exons TATTTGATCCTGAAGGGGAGCGAGACACCAGTCAGAGACCAGTCATGGAGGAGGGCAGAGGTGTGGAGGGGACACTGAACCAG AATTCTGCAGCGATGGAGATTTCTGACTCAGACAGTGAATGTGAGGAGCCTCCCAGGTCTAGCCcaatggagacagaggagaggtccTTCatagccagtttgcactgtttcATGAAGGACAGAGGCACACCCATAGAGAGGATACCACACCTGGGCTTTaagcaga TTAACCTGTGGAAAATCTAcaaagctgttgagaagcttgGCAGTTACGACTCT GTGACAGCACGACGGCTGTGGAAGAATGTGTATGATGAGCTGGGGGGCAGCCCAGGCAGCACCAGCGCTGCTACCTGTACCCGCAGACACTATGAGAG GCTTGTTTTACCCTTTGAGAGACagttgaggggagaggaggacaaaCCTCTGCCTCCAAGCAAACCACGCAAACAGTACAAGAGGAGCCCTGAGGGAAGCAAGTCTGAGGGCAAGAGGAAGAGGCCCCATCTGGAAAAGGAGACAGACTCTGAG GGCCAGCTACACTCTACTCCATCGTCTCCATGGACCACTCCAGCTGAAAGGCTCCACCCAGACCGTCCTCCACCAAACAATGAGACTACCGTCAGTGACGACCTCTCTTCCTCAGCGTACTCCCTATCCCAGCCAGGTCAGGTCCAGTCTGCTGCTTCAGACATCATCTCCCCTCTGGAGAAGAAGAAGCGTATGGCCCAGGCCAGCCTGAGTCAGTCCCAGGACTGTCAGAGCCCCAGACAGGAGGACCGTAAGGGCAGGCCCTCTGTGATCCACTGCTCCCAGTCCCCAGGGCTGGTACGTTCTAGCCGGACACGCACTACCTCTGagggctctcctctccctccgtcctcctcctcttcccgtaGCCCATCCCCCTACTCCATCTCCTCTGAGGACTGTCCAGCACTAACTGAAGAGAGGCCCCCAGTTCCAAAACCAGAAGTACCTCTTCATTTTTCCAGCAACCCTATATCTGCCTGTAGTGGGGTCAACAAGCCTCAGAGCTGCAGCCCTGATGTCAAGAAATACGTTGGCTTCCCTGGAGGACAAAGAGATTTCCCTCAGGTCAGACCTCTACCGGGTGACACAGTTTCTATCAAAGGTCAGAGTAAAAACTCTGTATGGAGCCCTGTCTGCAATGGGAGTAACAGACGTCCAGCTCACCAAATATCCCCACCAACGTCCTGCACGTATACTGTTAGATCTTGCTTGGTTCCATCCACCTCCAGTTTCACTAAAGTTTATCCCAAATCTATGGAGCCTTTGCGGCCTATACCCTTTCGACCAGGTTACACAttccatcagaacccaaatagGCCCATGTTACATGATAATGATCTGATCTATACTAAGAAACTACATATGGTCCCTCGACATTATCAGACAGAGAAAAAGTCCACGACAATGTTGCCCAAGCCACTTCCAACGCAACAACCTGTATTCCACTCTAATGTCAGCATACCAGTGTCCTACCTCGTCCCAGCCTATGACAGGACAAGGGGAGACTCTAGACAGAAGCCACCTGTACACCCATTCTTTCTATCCACCAACAGACTGCCTCAGTCCCAGATCAACCCTATGTACCGTCATGCCACAACGGGACACACCCATGCTTCCCCTTATGAGCCTGCTCTCTACTCCTATCCCTATTCCATTCCTATGTTGAATCCCCATACTGGATACAGCATCACTGGTGTACATTATCCTCAAACTAGGCTGTGA
- the LOC111973718 gene encoding phytanoyl-CoA hydroxylase-interacting protein: protein METALSTPNNIQICEVTCDSFRIAWDMTPEDTARATHFFIDLSRKEGGDPNRFKHRDVPTKLVAKAVPLPMAVRGHWFLSPRTEYCVAVQTAVRQADGEYLVSDWSQVVEFCTGDYAMDHLKQLLGKAQGSAGRLLRFSVFYRNQHPDYFHYVRTECGGLIRPALKDNSGSHGSPINSKLQGVFLSCNTEFDTGLPPNDSPYGPLRFQIPAGNLLNPNTNLYFADFYCMYTAYHYVVLVLAPSGSEGDNFCRSSLPLLDLTANPFLTYIPXQRHGEXXXFCHASDVILEVLYTEPXBLEQGSVXXISGHHQMSQTTANAKKDPSCKVCNISVGR, encoded by the exons ATGGAGACAGCCCTTTCCACCCCCAATAATATCCAGATATGTGAGGTGACCTGCGATTCCTTCCGCATCGCCTGGGACATGACCCCTGAGGATACTGCCAGGGCCACACACTTCTTCATAGACCTGAGCCGCAAAGAGGGCGGGGATCCCAACCGCTTCAAACACAGG GATGTGCCCACCAAACTGGTGGCCAAGGCAGTGCCTTTACCCATGGCAGTGAGAGGTCATTGGTTCCTGAGCCCACGGACAGAGTACTGTGTTGCTGTGCAGACTGCAGTGAGACAGGCAGACGGAGAGTACCTGGTGTCTGACTGGAGCCAGGTGGTCGAGTTCTGCACAGGGG ATTATGCCATGGACCACCTCAAACAGCTCCTTGGTAAAGCACAGGGTTCTGCTGGAAGATTGCTGCGGTTCTCTGTGTTCTATCGCAACCAGCACCCTGACTACTTCCACTATGTCAG AACTGAGTGTGGGGGGCTGATACGCCCAGCCCTGAAAGACAATAGTGGAAGTCACGGCTCCCCTATCAACAGCAAACTGCAGGGAGTCTTCCTCAGCTGCAACACTGAGTTTGACACAGGTCTTCCTCCAAACGACTCCCCCTACGGCCCCCTGCGTTTCCAGATCCCGGCCGGGAACCTGCTGAATCCCAACACCAATCTTTACTTTGCTGACttctactgtatgtacacagcCTATCACTATGTGGTGTTGGTACTGGCCCCTTCTGGCTCAGAGGGGGATAACTTCTGCCGTAGTAGTCTCCCCCTGCTGGACCTGACTGCCAACCCCTTCCTGACATACATCCCCRCCCAGAGGCAYGGYGAAGASKCCRTGTTCTGCCACGCCAGTGATGTCATCCTGGAGGTGCTSTACACAGAGCCGKTYRATCTGGAGCAGGGCAGTGTGSTGYAGATCAGTGGCCACCACCAGATGAGCCAGACCACGGCCAACGCCAAGAAGGACCCCAGCTGCAAGGTGTGCAACATCAGTGTGGGCCGCTGA